The following are from one region of the Hemibagrus wyckioides isolate EC202008001 linkage group LG24, SWU_Hwy_1.0, whole genome shotgun sequence genome:
- the LOC131345013 gene encoding P2Y purinoceptor 11-like, which yields MNRSSCNSTFSRDLLPPIYGVEMCVALAGNILALWLLVTKERKNWHTGVVFSCNLIISDIFYALGLPLLIHYYSNGRVWIFGEALCKIERFLFTCNLYVSIYFIMCISANRYLAIVHPFFTRKHIRPKHAKIVSVFVWIFVASISSPILYYAGVNNNDKCFLFVRNYSEPIIKKNFRVFMAVTGCLVPCVITFASYFGVLWVVFKNANITSLEKKKVALIVGLVCVLYAVSFVPFHILQIWNFKLREEKKTNCYVRNGYQVSKALACLNMCLHPILYMAVFDSIRAVCCRRSYNVSNVQNTVGERLSNDLELKSRD from the coding sequence ATGAACAGAAGCAGCTGTAACAGTACATTTTCAAGGGACCTGTTACCTCCCATCTatggtgtggagatgtgtgtggcACTGGCGGGGAACATACTGGCACTGTGGCTGCTTGTGACTAAGGAGAGAAAGAATTGGCACACCGGAGTGGTGTTCTCCTGCAACCTGATCATCAGTGACATCTTTTATGCCCTCGGTCTCCCACTTCTTATCCACTATTATTCAAATGGACGGGTCTGGATATTTGGTGAAGCTCTCTGCAAAATAGAACGCTTTCTGTTCACCTGTAACCTCTATGTCAGCATTTACTTCATCATGTGCATCAGTGCTAACAGATACCTGGCCATTGTTCATCCCTTTTTCACACGCAAACACATTCGACCGAAACATGCCAAGATCGTCAGCGTGTTTGTCTGGATCTTTGTGGCAAGCATTTCGTCTCCAATCCTCTACTATGCAGGTGTGAATAACAATgacaaatgttttttatttgtaagaAATTACAGTGAACCAATTATTAAGAAGAACTTCAGGGTGTTTATGGCTGTTACGGGTTGTTTAGTTCCATGTGTAATTACGTTTGCATCATATTTTGGTGTTTTGTGGGtggtttttaaaaatgcaaatatcacctcattggagaaaaaaaaagtggccCTGATTGTGGGTTTAGTCTGCGTCCTGTACGCTGTGTCTTTTGTCCCCTTTCACATTCTACAAATATGGAATTTTAAATTGAGGGAAGAAAAGAAGACTAATTGTTATGTGCGTAATGGATACCAAGtgtcaaaagcattagcctgcCTGAACATGTGTCTTCATCCCATCCTGTACATGGCTGTGTTTGACAGCATCAGGGCAGTGTGCTGCAGACGGAGCTATAACGTATCAAACGTACAAAACACAGTTGGAGAACGTTTGTCAAATGACCTTGAATTGAAATCCAGAGACTGA
- the LOC131345012 gene encoding P2Y purinoceptor 11-like isoform X2 produces MKNYYNGTFSKELLPPIYGVEMCVALTGNILALWLLVTKERKNWHTGVVFSCNLIISDIFYALGLPLLIHYYSNGRVWIFGEALCKIERFLFTCNLYVSIYFIMCISANRYLAIVHPFFTRTYIRPKHAKIVSVFVWIFVASISSPILYYADSVRHAPHRKEETTPSLTPNKKRKLSKFESFKIQTYKQGFF; encoded by the exons ATGAAAAACTACTATAATGGTACATTTTCAAAGGAACTGTTACCTCCCATCTatggtgtggagatgtgtgtggcACTGACGGGGAACATACTGGCACTGTGGCTGCTTGTGACTAAGGAGAGAAAGAACTGGCACACCGGAGTGGTGTTCTCCTGCAACCTGATCATCAGTGACATCTTTTATGCCCTCGGTCTCCCACTTCTTATCCACTATTATTCAAATGGACGGGTCTGGATATTTGGTGAAGCTCTCTGCAAAATAGAACGCTTTCTGTTCACCTGTAACCTCTATGTCAGCATTTACTTCATCATGTGCATCAGTGCTAACAGATACCTGGCCATCGTTCATCCCTTTTTCACACGCACATACATTCGACCGAAACATGCCAAGATCGTCAGCGTGTTTGTCTGGATCTTTGTGGCAAGCATTTCGTCTCCAATCCTCTACTATGCAG ATTCTGTCAGACATGCTCCCCACCGCAAAGAAGAAACAACTCCTTCACTCACACCAAACAAGAAGAGGAAACTGTCTAAATTTGAAAGCTTCAAGATCCAAACCTACAAGCAAGGCTTCTTTTAG
- the LOC131345012 gene encoding P2Y purinoceptor 11-like isoform X1, with translation MKNYYNGTFSKELLPPIYGVEMCVALTGNILALWLLVTKERKNWHTGVVFSCNLIISDIFYALGLPLLIHYYSNGRVWIFGEALCKIERFLFTCNLYVSIYFIMCISANRYLAIVHPFFTRTYIRPKHAKIVSVFVWIFVASISSPILYYAGVNDRKRCFLFVKNSSETLNHNKTNFRVFMAVTGCLVPCVITFASYFGVLWVVFKNANITSLEKKKVALIVGLVCVLYAVSFIPFHILQIWNFKLREENKSNCYVHNGYQVSKALACLNMCLHPILYMAVFDSIRAVCCRRSYNVSNVQNTVGERLSNDLELKSRD, from the coding sequence ATGAAAAACTACTATAATGGTACATTTTCAAAGGAACTGTTACCTCCCATCTatggtgtggagatgtgtgtggcACTGACGGGGAACATACTGGCACTGTGGCTGCTTGTGACTAAGGAGAGAAAGAACTGGCACACCGGAGTGGTGTTCTCCTGCAACCTGATCATCAGTGACATCTTTTATGCCCTCGGTCTCCCACTTCTTATCCACTATTATTCAAATGGACGGGTCTGGATATTTGGTGAAGCTCTCTGCAAAATAGAACGCTTTCTGTTCACCTGTAACCTCTATGTCAGCATTTACTTCATCATGTGCATCAGTGCTAACAGATACCTGGCCATCGTTCATCCCTTTTTCACACGCACATACATTCGACCGAAACATGCCAAGATCGTCAGCGTGTTTGTCTGGATCTTTGTGGCAAGCATTTCGTCTCCAATCCTCTACTATGCAGGTGTGAATGACAGAAAAAGATGTTTCTTATTTGTAAAAAATAGCAGTGAAACACTTAACCACAATAAGACGAACTTCAGGGTGTTTATGGCTGTTACGGGTTGTTTAGTTCCATGTGTAATTACGTTTGCATCATATTTTGGTGTTTTGTGGGtggtttttaaaaatgcaaatatcacctcattggagaaaaaaaaagtggccCTGATTGTGGGTTTAGTCTGCGTCCTGTACGCCGTGTCTTTTATCCCCTTTCACATTCTACAAATATGGAATTTTAAATTGAGGGAAGAAAATAAGTCTAATTGTTATGTGCATAATGGATACCAAGtgtcaaaagcattagcctgcCTGAACATGTGTCTTCATCCCATCCTGTACATGGCTGTGTTTGACAGCATCAGGGCAGTGTGCTGCAGACGGAGCTATAACGTATCAAACGTACAAAACACAGTTGGAGAACGTTTGTCAAATGACCTTGAATTGAAATCCAGAGACTGA
- the angptl6 gene encoding angiopoietin-related protein 6 isoform X2, with amino-acid sequence METCTKRSVLSLLLLFVCLVKFGVNGGKDTPHPDTSKSEGAPKRPSRSSDPKAGRCSYTFIVPQQKLKGVLCVSTETMRANGSETADLRAQLNNQQEQLERLRVRVEQDGALASEVRILRKESSITNARITQLYAQLLHEIINKQEQAVEQRRLEELLLNTTLQVLQISNSYRELEKKYEALTSLVNNQSQLMTQLEGWCQVDQSSVVQKESVEPKHEVRNIQRDQSASLQQKQTVQEFHGLLAMATDLPTDMPFISFPATKSPGPWKDCQHVLDSGESISGIYLLRPQNSNQLFQAWCDQNRAQGGWTVIQRRLDGSVNFFRNWDQYKQGFGNLDGEYWLGLENLYWLISQASYKLRVHMEDWQGRQVFAEYDSFYIEPESDWYRLRLGSYQGTAGDSLSWHSNKAFTTLDRDKDAYSGNCAHYQKGGWWYHMCAHSNLNGVWYRGGHYRSRYQDGVYWAEFHGGSYSLKKVTMMIKPIKPTEVLVK; translated from the exons ATGGAGACGTGTACAAAGAGAAGTGTGCTGTCTCTCCTCTTGctctttgtgtgtttagtgaagTTTGGTGTAAATGGTGGTAAAGACACGCCTCATCCTGACACCTCTAAGAGCGAAGGGGCTCCCAAACGCCCGTCTCGTTCCTCTGATCCCAAAGCTGGCCGCTGCTCGTACACCTTCATTGTTCCTCAGCAGAAGCTGAAGGGGGTGCTGTGTGTGAGCACCGAAACGATGCGGGCCAACGGTTCTGAGACCGCCGACCTGCGAGCTCAACTCAATAACCAGCAGGAGCAGCTTGAGAGGTTGCGCGTACGTGTGGAGCAGGACGGAGCGCTGGCGAGCGAGGTGAGAATCCTGCGAAAAGAAAGCAGCATCACGAACGCCCGCATCACCCAACTGTACGCCCAGCTGCTGCACGAGATCATTAACAAGCAGGAGCAAGCGGTGGAGCAGCGACGTCTGGAGGAGCTGCTGCTGAACACCACCTTACAG GTGCTGCAGATATCTAACAGTTACAGAGAGCTGGAGAAAAAATACGAGGCTCTCACTTCCCTGGTGAACAACCAGAGTCAACTAATGACACAGCTGGAAGGGTGGTGTCAG GTCGATCAGTCCAGCGTCGTGCAGAAAGAGAGCGTCGAGCCTAAACATGAAGTCAGGAACATTCAGAGAGACCAAAGTGCTTCTCTGCAACAGAAACAAACAGTGCAGGAGTTTCATGGGCTCCTCGCCATGGCCACTGATCTCCCTACAGACATGCCCTTCATCAGCTTCCCTGCCACTAAGTCACCAG GGCCATGGAAAGACTGCCAGCACGTCCTGGATTCAGGAGAAAGCATCAGTGGCATCTACCTGCTGCGTCCACAAAATTCCAACCAGCTGTTCCAGGCTTGGTGTGATCAGAACCGCGCTCAGGGAGGATGGACCGTCATCCAGAGAAGACTGGATGGATCCGTCAACTTCTTCAGGAACTGGGATCAGTACAAG CAAGGCTTTGGGAATCTGGATGGTGAGTACTGGTTGGGTCTGGAGAATCTCTACTGGCTGATCTCACAGGCTTCCTACAAGCTCAGAGTGCACATGGAGGACTGGCAGGGCCGGCAGGTGTTCGCAGAGTATGACAGCTTCTACATAGAGCCTGAAAGCGACTGGTACCGCCTGAGACTGGGATCCTACCAGGGCACTGCTGGTGACTCTCTTTCCTGGCACAGCAATAAAGCTTTCACCACACTCGACCGTGACAAGGATGCCTATTCGG GTAACTGTGCTCATTACCAGAAGGGGGGCTGGTGGTATCACATGTGTGCTCACTCAAACCTTAACGGGGTTTGGTACAGAGGAGGTCATTACCGCAGTCGCTACCAGGACGGAGTTTACTGGGCTGAGTTCCATGGAGGCTCATACTCTCTCAAGAAGGTCACCATGATGATTAAACCTATCAAACCCACTGAAGTACTGGTGAAGTAA
- the ppan gene encoding suppressor of SWI4 1 homolog: MGKSKTKNQKKSRVAANHVAEETYGSVPHSFVFHRGQIGKNVDQLMMDMRRVMEPYTAQSLKVRKKNVLKDFVTAAGPLGVTHFLVFTKTENSVNLRLARLPKGPTVHFQVIKYTLIKDVISSLKRHRMHDQQFTHHPLLVLNNFGMEGMHIKLMATMFQNMFPSINVHKVNLNTIKRCVLVNYDSASQEIEFRHYSLKVVPVGMSKGVKKLLQEKFPNMNKLEDISELLLKGVNLSESEAEQDGEHNITELPQVYSGRGNMRAQQSAVRLTEIGPRMTLKLVKIVEGMGEGNVLYHSVVTKSEAEIREILKRKEARLKEKAERRRKQEQNIALKKEKRDENKKRSLEGIKRKRQQEGAASDDSEVEDPGMQEDQPEAEESEDEAEYYRQAVGEEPDEDMFPTAKRKRAPGKSLMPFKKRKLSKASGEEKTNRFKPTGKASFGSKNFAGRKFGGKNTGKISGGGKGFKSGKMSGANSRFGKSKGGKRFGGNQRERFGEKKSGAKGSMGKGQRAKSGSAFKAGPRGGQGKKDFKKKKEKR, from the exons ATGGGGAAAAGCAAG ACTAAAAACCAGAAGAAGTCACGTGTAGCCGCGAATCACGTGGCCGAGGAGACGTATGGAAGCGTGCCGCACTCTTTCGTCTTTCACCGTGGACAGATCGGGAAGAACGTGGatcagctgatgatggacatgcGGCGTGTCATGGAGCCGTACACGGCACAGTCCTTAAAG GTTCGAAAGAAAAACGTCTTAAAAGATTTTGTGACCGCAGCAGGACCACTGGGAGTCACACACTTCCTCGTCTTCACCAAAACCGAGAACAGTGTTAACTTG AGACTGGCCCGACTTCCTAAAGGCCCCACCGTCCATTTCCAGGTTATTAAG TACACTCTCATAAAGGACGTGATTTCGTCTCTAAAGAGGCACAGGATGCACGATCAGCAGTTTACTCACCATCCACTGCTGGTGCTGAACAATTTTGGGATGGAGGGCATGCACATCAAGCTGATGGCTACCATGTTTCAGAACATGTTTCCTTCCATCAACGTGCACAAG GTCAACCTGAACACCAtaaagaggtgtgtgttggtgaatTACGATTCTGCGTCACAAGAAATCGAGTTTCGGCATTA CAGTCTGAAGGTGGTCCCTGTGGGCATGAGTAAAGGCGTTAAGAAGCTCTTGCAGGAGAAGTTTCCCAACATGAACAAGCTGGAGGATATCAGTGAGCTGCTCCTGAA GGGTGTGAACCTTTCAGAGAGCGAAGCAGAGCAGGATGGCGAGCACAACATCACCGAGTTGCCCCAGGTGTACTCGGGCCGCGGGAACATGAGGGCGCAGCAGAGCGCCGTCCGGCTTACCgag ATTGGCCCCAGAATGACCCTGAAGCTGGTGAAGATTGTAGAAGGCATGGGGGAAGGCAACGTGCTTTATCATTCTGTCG TGACGAAGAGCGAGGCGGAGATTCGGGAGATCCTGAAGAGGAAGGAGGCCCGTCTGAAGGAGAAAGCAGAACGCAGGAGGAAGCAGGAGCAAAACATAGCCCTGAAGAAGGAGAAACGAGACGAGAACAA AAAAAGGAGTCTGGAGGGAATAAAGAGGAAACGGCAGCAGGAAGGGGCTGCGTCTGATGACAGTGAAGTGGAGGATCCTGGGATGCAGGAGGATCAGCCTGAGGCTGAGGAGTCAGAAGACGAGGCAGAGTATTACAGACAGGCTGTGGGAGAGGAACCCGATGAAG ACATGTTCCCCACTGCAAAGAGGAAACGTGCCCCAGGCAAGTCACTGATGCCCTTTAAGAAGAGGAAACTGTCCAAAGCTTCtggggaagaaaaaacaaaccgATTCAAACCTACAGGCAAGGCTTCTTTCGGTAGTAAAAACTTTGCTGGTAGGAAGTTTGGCGGGAAGAACACGGGAAAAATCTCCGGAGGAGGCAAAGGATTTAAATCGGGAAAAATGTCAGGGGCCAACAGCCGGTTTGGGAAGAGCAAAGGAGGAAAGAGgtttggaggaaaccagagggaAAGGTTTGGGGAGAAGAAAAGTGGCGCAAAGGGTTCAATGGGGAAAGGACAAAGAGCAAAATCGGGCTCTGCGTTTAAAGCAGGTCCGAGAGGAGGACAAGGAAAGAAAGActtcaagaagaagaaagagaaaaggtgA
- the angptl6 gene encoding angiopoietin-related protein 6 isoform X1, protein METCTKRSVLSLLLLFVCLVKFGVNGGKDTPHPDTSKSEGAPKRPSRSSDPKAGRCSYTFIVPQQKLKGVLCVSTETMRANGSETADLRAQLNNQQEQLERLRVRVEQDGALASEVRILRKESSITNARITQLYAQLLHEIINKQEQAVEQRRLEELLLNTTLQVLQISNSYRELEKKYEALTSLVNNQSQLMTQLEGWCQVSTITKPQQVDQSSVVQKESVEPKHEVRNIQRDQSASLQQKQTVQEFHGLLAMATDLPTDMPFISFPATKSPGPWKDCQHVLDSGESISGIYLLRPQNSNQLFQAWCDQNRAQGGWTVIQRRLDGSVNFFRNWDQYKQGFGNLDGEYWLGLENLYWLISQASYKLRVHMEDWQGRQVFAEYDSFYIEPESDWYRLRLGSYQGTAGDSLSWHSNKAFTTLDRDKDAYSGNCAHYQKGGWWYHMCAHSNLNGVWYRGGHYRSRYQDGVYWAEFHGGSYSLKKVTMMIKPIKPTEVLVK, encoded by the exons ATGGAGACGTGTACAAAGAGAAGTGTGCTGTCTCTCCTCTTGctctttgtgtgtttagtgaagTTTGGTGTAAATGGTGGTAAAGACACGCCTCATCCTGACACCTCTAAGAGCGAAGGGGCTCCCAAACGCCCGTCTCGTTCCTCTGATCCCAAAGCTGGCCGCTGCTCGTACACCTTCATTGTTCCTCAGCAGAAGCTGAAGGGGGTGCTGTGTGTGAGCACCGAAACGATGCGGGCCAACGGTTCTGAGACCGCCGACCTGCGAGCTCAACTCAATAACCAGCAGGAGCAGCTTGAGAGGTTGCGCGTACGTGTGGAGCAGGACGGAGCGCTGGCGAGCGAGGTGAGAATCCTGCGAAAAGAAAGCAGCATCACGAACGCCCGCATCACCCAACTGTACGCCCAGCTGCTGCACGAGATCATTAACAAGCAGGAGCAAGCGGTGGAGCAGCGACGTCTGGAGGAGCTGCTGCTGAACACCACCTTACAG GTGCTGCAGATATCTAACAGTTACAGAGAGCTGGAGAAAAAATACGAGGCTCTCACTTCCCTGGTGAACAACCAGAGTCAACTAATGACACAGCTGGAAGGGTGGTGTCAGGTAAGCACCATCACCAAACCACAGCAG GTCGATCAGTCCAGCGTCGTGCAGAAAGAGAGCGTCGAGCCTAAACATGAAGTCAGGAACATTCAGAGAGACCAAAGTGCTTCTCTGCAACAGAAACAAACAGTGCAGGAGTTTCATGGGCTCCTCGCCATGGCCACTGATCTCCCTACAGACATGCCCTTCATCAGCTTCCCTGCCACTAAGTCACCAG GGCCATGGAAAGACTGCCAGCACGTCCTGGATTCAGGAGAAAGCATCAGTGGCATCTACCTGCTGCGTCCACAAAATTCCAACCAGCTGTTCCAGGCTTGGTGTGATCAGAACCGCGCTCAGGGAGGATGGACCGTCATCCAGAGAAGACTGGATGGATCCGTCAACTTCTTCAGGAACTGGGATCAGTACAAG CAAGGCTTTGGGAATCTGGATGGTGAGTACTGGTTGGGTCTGGAGAATCTCTACTGGCTGATCTCACAGGCTTCCTACAAGCTCAGAGTGCACATGGAGGACTGGCAGGGCCGGCAGGTGTTCGCAGAGTATGACAGCTTCTACATAGAGCCTGAAAGCGACTGGTACCGCCTGAGACTGGGATCCTACCAGGGCACTGCTGGTGACTCTCTTTCCTGGCACAGCAATAAAGCTTTCACCACACTCGACCGTGACAAGGATGCCTATTCGG GTAACTGTGCTCATTACCAGAAGGGGGGCTGGTGGTATCACATGTGTGCTCACTCAAACCTTAACGGGGTTTGGTACAGAGGAGGTCATTACCGCAGTCGCTACCAGGACGGAGTTTACTGGGCTGAGTTCCATGGAGGCTCATACTCTCTCAAGAAGGTCACCATGATGATTAAACCTATCAAACCCACTGAAGTACTGGTGAAGTAA
- the LOC131345014 gene encoding suppressor of SWI4 1 homolog, which produces MHDQQFTHHPLLVLNNFGMEGMHIKLMATMFQNMFPSINVHKVNLNTIKRCVLVNYDSASQEIESRHYSLKVVPEGMSKGVKKLLQEKFPNMNKLEDISELLLKKRSLEGIKRKRQQEGAASDDSEVEDPGMQEDQPEAEESEDEAEYYRQAVGEEPDEDMFPTAKRKRAPGKSLMPFKKRKLSKASGEEKTNRFKPTGKASFGSKNFAGRKFGGKNSGKISGGGKGFKSGKMSGANSRFGKSKGGKRFGGNQRERFGEKKSGAKGSMGKGQRAKSGSAFKAGPRGGQGKKDFKKKKEKR; this is translated from the exons ATGCACGATCAGCAGTTTACTCACCATCCGCTGCTGGTGCTGAACAATTTTGGGATGGAGGGCATGCACATCAAGCTGATGGCTACCATGTTTCAGAACATGTTTCCTTCCATCAACGTGCACAAG GTCAACCTGAACACCAtaaagaggtgtgtgttggtgaatTACGATTCTGCGTCACAAGAAATCGAGTCTCGGCATTA CAGTCTGAAGGTGGTCCCTGAGGGCATGAGTAAAGGCGTTAAGAAGCTCTTGCAGGAGAAGTTTCCCAACATGAACAAGCTGGAGGATATCAGTGAGCTGCTCCTGAA AAAAAGGAGTCTGGAGGGAATAAAGAGGAAACGGCAGCAGGAAGGGGCTGCGTCTGATGACAGTGAAGTGGAGGATCCTGGGATGCAGGAGGATCAGCCTGAGGCTGAGGAGTCAGAAGACGAGGCAGAGTATTACAGACAGGCTGTGGGAGAGGAACCCGATGAAG ACATGTTCCCCACTGCAAAGAGGAAACGTGCCCCAGGCAAGTCACTGATGCCCTTTAAGAAGAGGAAACTGTCCAAAGCTTCtggggaagaaaaaacaaaccgATTCAAACCTACAGGCAAGGCTTCTTTCGGTAGTAAAAACTTTGCTGGTAGGAAGTTTGGCGGGAAGAACTCGGGAAAAATCTCCGGAGGAGGCAAAGGATTTAAATCGGGAAAAATGTCAGGGGCCAACAGCCGGTTTGGGAAGAGCAAAGGAGGAAAGAGgtttggaggaaaccagagggaAAGGTTTGGGGAGAAGAAAAGTGGCGCAAAGGGTTCAATGGGGAAAGGACAAAGAGCAAAATCGGGCTCTGCGTTTAAAGCAGGTCCGAGAGGAGGACAAGGAAAGAAAGActtcaagaagaagaaagagaaaaggtgA